CACAATCATGCCGTCCCTTCGTCCGCCAGGATCAGGGGCGCAACACAATAACAGCAGCGGAGCCGGTATGCAGTACAGAGGGGAACAAGCTCTGGGCCTTATTGAAACATTGGGCATGGTGCCCGCCATCTATGGCGCGGACAGCATGCTCAAGGCCGCCGATGTGGACCTGGTCGCCTACGAAAACGTGGGCTCCACCCTGGTGACCATCATGGTCTGCGGCGATGTGGCTGCCGTGCGCGCCTCCGTGGCCGCCGGGGCCGCCGCTGCCGCCGCCGTGGGCAAGCTCACGGCGCAGAACGTCATGCCCAGGCCCGTGCGCGGCGTAGGCGGCATTGCCAAGGCGCACCCCCTGGACGCTGTGCCAGAGGACGCCCCCGGCCTGCGCGCCCTGGGATTGATCGAAACCTTCGGCATCGTCTTCTTAATGGAAGGCGTCGACGCCATGATCAAGGCCGCCGACGTGGAGCTGATAGGTTACGAAAACGTGGCTTCGGGCTACTGCTCCGCCCTGACGCAGGGTGACGTGGCCGCCTGTGAGGCGGCCGTGGCGGCCGGGGTAAGGGCCGTTCACAACATGGGAACCGAAATTTACAGCAGCTGCGTCATCCCCACCCCCCACCCGCAGCTCGTCAGGCTGGTCAGACGCTACGCGCTGCCGTGATGCCGAAGCGGAGGGACCTATGATCGGCGATAACGACCTCATTTCTATGCAGCAGGCCCGCATTCTTGCGGAGAACGCCGCCGCCGCGCAAAAAAAACTGGCCGCCATGCCCCAGGAAACCCTGGACGCCATCGTGGAGGCCATGGCCGACGCAGCGGAAGCCCAGGCCCAGTCCCTGGCCGTCATGAGCCAGGAAGAAAGCGACTGCGGCGTCTGGCAAGACAA
This Desulfovibrio legallii DNA region includes the following protein-coding sequences:
- a CDS encoding BMC domain-containing protein, with translation MQYRGEQALGLIETLGMVPAIYGADSMLKAADVDLVAYENVGSTLVTIMVCGDVAAVRASVAAGAAAAAAVGKLTAQNVMPRPVRGVGGIAKAHPLDAVPEDAPGLRALGLIETFGIVFLMEGVDAMIKAADVELIGYENVASGYCSALTQGDVAACEAAVAAGVRAVHNMGTEIYSSCVIPTPHPQLVRLVRRYALP